In the Dickeya chrysanthemi NCPPB 402 genome, ATAGTTTTGAATCAACAAAGAATTGCTTAGGATGATATATAAGCTTTTTAAATTACGTAACAGAACCATAGATACAGGCTGAACGTCATTAACTGCAATAAAATAATTATCAAAACTAGGTGGTTGAGTAGAAGTAACCTCTAATAATTGGTTAAACTCTTTTGAAGAGAGGCTATCTGGATTAGTATATAGTTCAGCCCAAGTTGGATTAATGGTATTTGGAGAGTCCAAGTCTACCGTATCTAAATTAACCAAAACACCACTATCTTTGAAATGTGTATTGGCATATTTCTTGTCAACCCCT is a window encoding:
- a CDS encoding DUF6716 putative glycosyltransferase; the protein is MLKKLIALANRYPHKDLVLLLRVHQNDITVHEDKYSYAELAKNMKLPDNFKIERKRTQDALQEMGYCLSFSSTMLFEAESCGIPIGVISDLGVDKKYANTHFKDSGVLVNLDTVDLDSPNTINPTWAELYTNPDSLSSKEFNQLLEVTSTQPPSFDNYFIAVNDVQPVSMVLLRNLKSLYIILSNSLLIQNY